GGACGGCTGCGTTCCGTCTCGAGTCTGGGGAATTCGCGGAGATCGAGAGGGCACTGCAATTGGAGGCGGTACTGAGTAGATGACGCCGACGAAACGTTTTCCAATCAAGGATCTCTAATTTCGGCACCTCGCTCAGCAGCAACGGAAGTGTTGGTTATAGCACCCTTTGGCTTATTCCGAAGCGCGCAAAAAGGGCGCCAAGTTGCCGGAAAGAAGAGCGCGTAATACCCACAAGCTATGCAGCGCAGTTGTGGCGATCGGCGCTGCGTGAGGGATGAATAGGGTTTTTCAGGTATTCCGCCGGGGCTTGCGACTCGCCTATTTTTTAGTAGTGCGACTGAGCGCAATTCAACGGTCCTTTAAGCGCGCCTATGACGATTTAAATAGGCATCACACGCTTCAAGTTTCAGCAGCCCTCTCGTATTACTTCATCTTATCTGCCTTCCCTGGGCTTATTTTGCTATCGGCGGTGATGGGCTTCATTCCCCTCCCTGCGTTGTTCAATCACGTGTTGACTCTGATGGCGCGCCTGCTGCCGGCCGAGGCGATGTCTCTCGTGTATACGGTATTACCGGACGTGCTCGGGTCGCACCGAGCCCAATGGCTGTCGCTGGGAATGATCGGCACGATATGGATGAGTTCATCTGGATTCGACGCCCTGATCGAAGCCTTGGACATCGCCTACGACGCAAAGGATGACCGCGCGTACTGGAAGACCCGACTTCTCGCGGTTGGACTGGCGGCCATCACCGGAGGTTTGCTTCTGGTTGCACTTGTAGTCACGGTACTCGGCCCGCGCTTCGGGGATTGGCTGGGCACGCGAGTCCGGATTTCGAATGCCTTCGCTGGGATTTGGCCAGCGCTGCATTGGACAATTGCGATCGGCTTCACGGTTCTTGCGGTTGAAGTCGTTTATTTTCTCGCCCCGAATGTGAAGCAGCGATTTCTAGCCACGTTGCCGGGCGCTATTCTGGCTGTAACAGTGTGGAACGCTCTTTCCTATCTTCTTGGACTTTATTTCCGCCACTTTGCCGATTACAACCGCACATATGGAACCCTTGGCGGAGTCATCGCGATGATGACCTGGCTGTACTGGACTTCATTCGTACTCTTAGTCGGCGCTGAACTCAATGCTGAGCTGGCGAAGGAGAGTAAAAAAGGATCGTTAGAATCGAAAGCCGCACCCAGCAAGGCCGAACCCATTCCCAGAACCGATGTCGACCAAGCGGCCTAGCCGATCGAGTTCAATTGCCAGGTCGACAGCTCAAAACCGCTTGTGATAACGGCCGTCGGCGGAAAATCCGCCGAGCTGGTCGCGCTCCAGGCTCACCGACCACTGCTTATTTAGCTGGTACTCCCCTTGCACAATTTCGCTGCCCGGTTGGGAGACATCGGTGGAGAACGTGAAGAGCAGATTCTTGGTAACGCGCTGTTGAATCGCGATCTGAGTCGACGGGCTCTGGCCGTTCCCGCCGATGGTGGGATCGATCTGTAGACTGGAAATTCCAGCGAGTTTTTGCAGGCTGCCGCTCACCTCGCTCGCAGCCTGTGACGCAATCATGGAATCTGTGCTGGTGCTTTGGGCGGCGGACTCTTGTGTGGTCTTGCCTCGGGCGATCAGGTTGATAATGTCAGCCGTAGCCAGCGGCGGGTCGGACGTGTACGAAGTGGCAAGTTTATCCAGCGGCCCGCGCAAGCCGAGGGTGAGATTGTATTGCTCGACCGTGGTGGAGACAGACATGTTCAGCACGGGATGCGTCTCAATCGGATTATCAAAAGTGATGGCGCCGTTCTGAAGTTGATAACGGAGATTGCGGTAGAACAATTCGCCGGAACTCAACGTTGTCCGCCCCGTGATTACCGGATTGGCGGCAGTTCCACCTACTCGCAGCGCTGCGGTTCCAGCAATGCTGATTTGAGAACTGGTGGCATTCAGATCCTGAGACTGGACGGCGATCGCAAGCTTTATGCTGTCGGCAAAGCCGGGTTGCGATACAGCATTGCTCGTGCTGAACTGGTCGGCGATTTTCGACAAGTCGAAGTCTGGAGTGAAAGACAGCTCTTTGAGAAGAATATGTCCGCTCAAGGTTGATGCCTGCATGGTGCCGCCATAAGCGAGGTTGGCTTCGAGAGAAGATCTCAGGCCATCGGGATAGAGCAGACGCACCGACCTTGTTTGCATGGCCAGATTGAATTGCACGCTGGGGCGATAAGTGATAGAGCCGCCGAGCGTCACTTCACCGCCGCCTACGTCCCCGGTCATTTTCGTAAATTGCAGACGATCGTTGCCGATGTCGATTGTGCCATTTAACTTCGCGACGCCGACCGGCGCATCGGCGGTGCCGAGTGCGACGTCCTTGAGTTGCATTTGTCCCTGAATCGATGGACTTGTACCGGTCCCGGTTGCATGCAGATCAAGCGCCAGTGCCCCCGAGCTTTGCACATCGGGAGCCACAATTTGCAGAATACGCAGATCGACCGATCCCTGCGCGGTTAGACTGGGCGCGCTGTTCCCGGCGAGCGGGACCCGGCCTTGAATACGCAGGGATGTGTCGGTCCCTTTGAGTTCGGCGGGCTGTAGAGTCACGACGGAGTTGCTATAGTCGATTCGTATGGGTTGAGCAATTCCAATCTGCAAAGACTGATAGCTGGCGTTGAAGACCGGGATGGAAACATGGGATTCAGCGCGTGACAGGTCCTTCAATGGACCTTTGAAATTTGCGTGCAGCTCTGCCTGGCCTTGCACACCTTGCGGCGCGCTCGGGGCGTAAGTGGCCAGCAGGGCCTGCAAAGGAATGGTGCCTGTGTCAATCGCGGCGTCGGTATCGTAGTTGCCGTTGAGCGCCACATGCCCTCGCGCGTGAATGGAAGCCTGAACGATGGTGGAATCAAGCGTGAGATCGGCGGAGTGCTTCGCTATCTGAAGTTCTGTTTTCAAATTGCCGATGGAGTTCCGCCTGATTTGAAGCTGCGGCAGTTGCACGGTTGCGGTGAGTTGTGGATCGTCCAGTGTTCCCTGACCGTTTACCGAGACGCTCACTGTACCGATAAGGCCAAGATTTTTCGCCTGCACCGTTTGTAGCTTTTGCAAAACCACAGACGGTGCGTTGAGACGAAGGTTATAATTTTTCGTTTTCGGAGCGTAAGAGAGATTCGCATCGATGGCTCCGGCGTTGGCGGTCACGTTAAGAGTTGCAGCAATGGAGCCGTTTTGCGCCTGAAACTTCGTGGATAGATTCTGGATCGGTTCGCCATAGACTTGCGCATTCGCAATTTGTGCCGAGCCGGAGCCGCTTGGATTGATTTGCGAGCCCTCGACCTTGAACTTCGCAGACAAATCGCCGGCCAAAGGATAATGCTGATTCGCCAGTTGCAGCAGGTCGGCAATCCGCATCTGCCGCACGTCGAGATTCCCGTGGATCGAATCAGCCGGGTCATACGACCAGTCGCGCAGTGCGACGCTTGCGTTGAAAGTCGCCTGTCCGCGATGCGCATTTATCAGCGTCGCGTTTTGTACGGTCAGTTTTGAGGGATCGGCGAACACCGCAGCCTGCACATTTGTCCACTCGCTGCCCTCGACTTGAATATTCTGGCCTTTCAGCTGCGCGCTGATCTCAGGCGCCTTCATGGACCCGCGGATGAGCGCTGTGAGCGTGGCGGAGCCCGAAATAGCGGGAATCGTATTTTGCGGTGCGAACGCGGAGGCGAGGGAGGCAGCCTGATGCAAATCGGCGCCGACGATTTGTATCAGCAAGTTTGATCGGTCGCCGACCTTTCCGTTCGCCTTCAGCGTGATTGAAGGCAAGGTTAGCGTCGTGTCGCGCAACTCGACGGTCTGGCTTGGACCGTCATATGAGGCGTGAATCCAGCCATTCACTGGAACTTCTTCGCCAAGGCTAGTGGCCGTGCTGACCGCTCGCGCCTGGATAGTTAGATCCGAGCGCGAGCGAAGATTGCCGATGCCGCCCTTCCACCGGGCCTCTCCTCGCCCGCTGATCGTGCCCGTAAGCAGGGCTCCCTTTAACTGTTGTGTTCCTAGAGTTTGCTGAAGCGCCCTCAGCGAAATGTCATGGAGCGACGTCCGAATATGCGCATCCGGCGTCCCATCCAGATGCGCGATTTCTGCGGCGGCCATGATGTGTCCGCCGAGCGATTCCACGTTTACGTCCGTGAGTCGCAGGTTGCCGTCAACTAACTGGTAGGACCCTTGCAGCCTTTTCAACTCGATGCGACGCCGCGACGCAAGTGCAGTAAGCTGCTCACTGGCAACCCGGCCATCCAACTTCACTTCACGCAATAGCGGCGCATTTGCAACCGCTTGATACTGCAAGGAACCAGTAAATGCGACGTCCCCCGCTGGCTCAATCCCTGGTGACATTTCAGCAAAATCTGGCGTGTGAATCCGAATGGCATAGGTGCCTTTGGCCACGGGATTCGCGTAGTTGGTTACTTCTGCCTGAAGCGTCAGGTTAGACGCGCCTATACGCAGCGTTGTCGACTTAAGGTCGAGACGCTCGGGGTCCGCACTGAACGCCAGGTTCAAACTATGCGGAAGCGGTGCGTACTGGGCATAGCGCAAATGGCCGTCGGTGTAAGAAAGCTCGCCGTCATAGCGTTTGGCAAAAGCCGCGAAACGAATGTCAGCGCGCAGGTCATGTAGATCGGCTTCGAGTGGCGTGCTGCGATCGTTGTAGTTGATCTCCCCATGCATGAGCTGCGCGTGAGCGACGGCGAGGTCGAAAACACTGGTATGGCTGCCGCTCGTGCTGGGGGGAGCGGCCGGAAGGTTATTTCTTCCATCCTTCCCGACTTGTAAATAGACAACTGGATGGTCGATCAGAAGCTGCCGCAAAGCAATTTGATGGCGCAGCACAGATACTATTTTTAAGCTCACCGTGAGATTGTCAACATGCAAAAGCGGAGATTGCGTTGCCTTTTCGGTTCCGTGCACAGTGATGTTGTACAGGTGTGCCGTCAACTTTGAGAGACTGAGATCAAGGCCTCCGATTTCAGTTCTGGCGCCGGTGGCCTGCCGGGCTTGATTCGCGATTGTTTGTAATGCGTATTGCTGAAAACGGCTGCTGCGAAGAACGAAATATCCGGCGATTACAGCCACGATCACAAGCCCAAGTAGACTTGCGAGCAGCCAGCCGATAATACGTTTCCACTTCATGATCTAAAGGCCTGCTCTAAAAGGCTTGCCCAACCGTGATGTAGTACTGTGTCGGATTAATACCCGGCACTGGATTCAGATTGCGCCCGAAGTCAATCCGGATCGGGCCAATCGGAGTGGCATATCGCAGTCCGATGCCCACCGTATTGGTAAAGTTGTCGGCGAAATTATGCAGGTTAATCGCGCTGTAAACATTGCCACCGTCGTAGAAGACCACGCCCCCGAGCGCTTTCATGATACCGGTGGGAAAGCGCGCCTCGGAGTTCAGAATGAAAAGCTGCTTGCCGCCCACCGGCACGGTAATATCCACGCAACCGGATTGGTTCTGTAGGACGTTGCAGAAAGGAACCAGGCGCTGCGGACCAGCCTCGTCAATCGGAAAACCGCGCAACGAAGTGCCGCCCCCCGAGAAATAGAGCTGGCTGGTGGGAACAAAGCTCCCGGCAAATGGAGAAGCGAGCCCGATGCGGATGCTGTCGGCAAAAACCACGGAACGAAGCGGTTTGTAGAAGGCGTACTGCGCAAAGAGCTTGGCAAAGTTGGCGCTGGAGCCGAGAGCGGTCGGCGTGATGCCGACATTCACGGTCGAGAAAATTCCGCGATGGGCGTCGAGCGGCTTGTCGCGGGTGTCGCGGATCAGTGTTGCCGAAAAAGTCGAAAGGCGCACGTTCAGATCCTGAGGGAGCACAAGTTGCGAAACGATCACATGCGACAAGACGGTCTTGTTGAAGTCGTAACGGAATTGTAGCCGTGTATTGCTTTTGCGGCTCAGAAGCTTCTCCACTTGAAACGCGATATCGCCGAGACTGGCTGTAAACAGCGGGTTCTCGCTGGTACGCTCCAAAGAAAAGCTGGTCAGCGACTGCCACTGAGCCCCCAGGAAATGAGGCTGGCCGTAAGTCGCCAGGAGTTTTTGATCGAGTCGAGAGAGAAGTAGTGAACTGCCTATGGTCTCTCCCAAGCCGCGCATGTTGCGCCTGGTGAATTCGACCAGGCCGCGGGGGCTGGCGAAGGTCTGCTGGCTGGGCGCGATTTGATAGCCATTTAATCCGATTGAGCCACCGCCTCCCGGCAGCGCCACGGTCCCGGTGGGAATATTGCCGCCTCGGTGTGAGACTTCGAACCCGATCCCATAAGTCAGTTCATTGCGCTTGGCCTCGTGAACTTTCACCAGCGCCATCTCATCCGTCTGATCGAGGATCGGCTTTCGTGGACCCACGCTCGCCCAATCGAAGATGTTCAAGTCGTATAGGCGGCTTTCGCCTTCCAGTAATTGTTGTCGGCGCATGGGAGCCTCAGTCGCAATTTTTGCCGTACTCGTGATCAGCGAGGTTCGTGTATGCTGCGGACCCAGAACGACGGCTTCGCTAACTCTGACCTGTTGATGCTCGGTAATGGCGTAAGCGACGGTTACGCGGTGCGGATTGTTTTCAACTTTCGTCGCGGTCGCTTTTACTTCAACGTTGGGATATCCGCGATTGAGATAAGTGGCCGAAATTCGATTGCGATCGTCCGCCATCTTGCGAGGGGAAAATGGCGCGCCGGACTTGAGTTCAAACCCCACCGGCACAGTCAATTGTGCGTCTGGAACGCTTCGGTTTCCGGAGACCACCAGGTTGTCGACCACGGTTGGAGTGCCTTCCTCGATCTCGAAGACAGCCTCAACCGTCGAAACGTGGTCGACGGCGTGGGGTGTGACTTTGACATCTTCGTACCCGCGATCGCGGTACAGCGCCTCGATGTTGTCCGCACTCTGCTTCAGCAATTTTTGGCTGATGTTGCCATGTGTCCAGATGTGCGATTTCTTCACCACGAGCTGATGCATCAGGTCGGGCGCGGCGATTGCATAGTTTCCGCGGAAAACGATGCCGTCGACCTTGTGCTTTTTGCCGCGATCAATCGCGTAGCGAACCAGAATGCGATCAGCTTGCGTCTGATAAGTCGTCGTCACCATGACATCGTAATAACCTTTGTTTTGGAAGTAATTTTTGAGATTTCGTTCGCCTTCGGCGACGAGTTCCTGGTCAACGACACCTTCGGAATAAATCGGAATGAGTTGCCGCATGATCCGTCCCTTTAAATAAGGGACGATGGTAAGTTTGGCTCCAGTTACGGCGACCGTGACGGCAGGCCCGACTTCCACCCGAAAAGAAAGATGAACACGATTGGTCCGCGCGTCATACTCCGGTGGGTTTTCATGTACGCTGCTCGCGAGCCGGTGTTGCTTCGTAAGCGCGCTCTTCATCAGGGCGGTGGCGCGACTGATGCGTTCAGCGGTATAGATTTTTCCAGGTTTGAGAAGGCCGCCGGAAAGGCGTGCCCGCAGCGATTCCACGGCATGGATCAGAGACACGGCTTCCGAATTCGATGGCCCGTTAATCTTGACTGAGGCGATGCGGGCGCGCTTGCCCATCTGCACCGCGAAAGTAATGTTCACCAACCCGTGCGCATCATCGATTGACACGGAGGAATGGAGCGTGGCCTGGAAATATCCATTCCTGCGTAGAAATTTCGTTAGGGCAGATTCTGCGATCGGAAGTCGGGATGGATCGTAAGGGTCTTCGTCTGCAAGATCTGCGACTTGGAGAAGGCGAGTGTAGGAGAATTCCCTGCTGGCGCTGCTAAATCCCACCACACCGAGATAATAGGCCGGTTCCAGAAGAAAGCTGATGTGCAAGCCTTTTACATCAGGCACAACGGTGACGTGAACTTGAGAGAAATTGCCCGCCCTTTGCAACGCCGGTATGCTAGCTTCGATTTTCTGTTGCGAGTAAGGCGTGCCGATTTTTTGCTCGACCAAGGGGTAGAGCGGATCGAGATTGCGATGCGGATTGGCGATGAGCGAGATACCGCTTACGTTTTGGCCTTCGTAGGCCGCCTGCGGCGCCTGAGCAGCGAATTGCGCGAGGGTCGCCGCGCTGCTGAGCAAGAGCGCCGCGAGAGCCGACAACCGCATAGAGAATCCTCAAACTCGCTTGTGCGGTGACGGGCTGAATCGAACAAGTAACAGCGTTATCGCCTTATGCGTAATCCCGCCCACAATTGGTGAGTCGCTCGGCTTCGAACTTCCCCAAGCCGAGCGGCCTCGACTGAGTCGTGAGGAAGTGGCGCTTTCGCAAGTGTCGACCTGGAAGGCAGTTGCCGGCCCGGCAGCCAGTATTCGGGCCGGCCTCGCTGAGAAATTATCCACGTTCATGCGGTGGAAAATGCTCCAGCATTTTGTCGACAGCCTTATCCAGCTTCTTTTCGTTTTTTTCGGGTTTATCGGAAAGCGAATCGTTGGCTACGCCGCGCCAAAGCAGTTGCTTATTATGGGCATCGTAGAGATCCAGAACCAGGGTGCCGACGGGATAGTTTTCCACCTGGGTTGTGGTTTCGCCGAAACCACCCCAGCGCCATCCGCCCATTCCGTTATAGAAGGTCTGATATTCCTGTTGATTTCTGGCGCTGCCTACGGCAGCAATGGCAACATCGCCGCCGTTGTCAACCCTTTGCCAGCCTTTGGCTTGCAAATCGCGGTCGACGGCGTCCTGAATACGGCTCTGCCATAAAGGATCCGAGGTCTTGATTTTTTCCCAATAGTAAGTATGGTACTGAGAGAAATCAGCGTGGTGATCGTAATCTGTTTTGACGTCCTGCGGCATTGCGCTCGCGGCAACAATGAGCAGAACCGAAAGAAGCGATGACCAAATGCGGAATATACTCATAGAAATTCTCCACAATTGAAAATTACTGCGCATCTTTGACTTCTACGCAGCCATGCCGAGGTGCGAGTGGGATGCGCAGAATGACGGAATGGATGCGTGCAAAAGAAATCGCTGCCTTGTTCCGATGCCGGCCACTGCGACGATGTGGAACATTCTTCATCGTCCCCTCACGAGCGATCAGAACCGCGAAACTAAACAACGACTTTAGGCAGCTTTGCGAGTGCGGGCAGCCTGTTGGCGGCTCGCCTTGCCGCGTTGCGCAGCCGATCTCTTCGTCTGACGCGATAGGGCCTCGCGGCTTGCAGTTCGGTGCGGTTCGCGTTTCAGAGCTCCTTCAACGGCGCGTGAACGCGTAGCGGACGGCTTGCCTTGCGAACTCCGCGCTCGCTTTCCTGCCTGCGTATCTTGCTCGGCCTTTTTTTGAATCGACGCGGAGCCCTTCTTCGGTGGACCCAGTTTGACGCCCGCACGTCGCGCTTTGGACAGGCCGATGGCAATCGCCTGCTGGGGAGACCGAGCTCCGTGTTTCCCCTCGCGGACATGATGTATCTCTTCCCGAATAAATTCGCCCGCCTGCGTGGACGGCGATTTTCCCTCGCGCGCATCCTCACGCGCCCGTTCCAAAGTTTCTCGTTCCGGCATCTTTATCCCT
Above is a window of Candidatus Sulfotelmatobacter sp. DNA encoding:
- a CDS encoding translocation/assembly module TamB domain-containing protein, translated to MKWKRIIGWLLASLLGLVIVAVIAGYFVLRSSRFQQYALQTIANQARQATGARTEIGGLDLSLSKLTAHLYNITVHGTEKATQSPLLHVDNLTVSLKIVSVLRHQIALRQLLIDHPVVYLQVGKDGRNNLPAAPPSTSGSHTSVFDLAVAHAQLMHGEINYNDRSTPLEADLHDLRADIRFAAFAKRYDGELSYTDGHLRYAQYAPLPHSLNLAFSADPERLDLKSTTLRIGASNLTLQAEVTNYANPVAKGTYAIRIHTPDFAEMSPGIEPAGDVAFTGSLQYQAVANAPLLREVKLDGRVASEQLTALASRRRIELKRLQGSYQLVDGNLRLTDVNVESLGGHIMAAAEIAHLDGTPDAHIRTSLHDISLRALQQTLGTQQLKGALLTGTISGRGEARWKGGIGNLRSRSDLTIQARAVSTATSLGEEVPVNGWIHASYDGPSQTVELRDTTLTLPSITLKANGKVGDRSNLLIQIVGADLHQAASLASAFAPQNTIPAISGSATLTALIRGSMKAPEISAQLKGQNIQVEGSEWTNVQAAVFADPSKLTVQNATLINAHRGQATFNASVALRDWSYDPADSIHGNLDVRQMRIADLLQLANQHYPLAGDLSAKFKVEGSQINPSGSGSAQIANAQVYGEPIQNLSTKFQAQNGSIAATLNVTANAGAIDANLSYAPKTKNYNLRLNAPSVVLQKLQTVQAKNLGLIGTVSVSVNGQGTLDDPQLTATVQLPQLQIRRNSIGNLKTELQIAKHSADLTLDSTIVQASIHARGHVALNGNYDTDAAIDTGTIPLQALLATYAPSAPQGVQGQAELHANFKGPLKDLSRAESHVSIPVFNASYQSLQIGIAQPIRIDYSNSVVTLQPAELKGTDTSLRIQGRVPLAGNSAPSLTAQGSVDLRILQIVAPDVQSSGALALDLHATGTGTSPSIQGQMQLKDVALGTADAPVGVAKLNGTIDIGNDRLQFTKMTGDVGGGEVTLGGSITYRPSVQFNLAMQTRSVRLLYPDGLRSSLEANLAYGGTMQASTLSGHILLKELSFTPDFDLSKIADQFSTSNAVSQPGFADSIKLAIAVQSQDLNATSSQISIAGTAALRVGGTAANPVITGRTTLSSGELFYRNLRYQLQNGAITFDNPIETHPVLNMSVSTTVEQYNLTLGLRGPLDKLATSYTSDPPLATADIINLIARGKTTQESAAQSTSTDSMIASQAASEVSGSLQKLAGISSLQIDPTIGGNGQSPSTQIAIQQRVTKNLLFTFSTDVSQPGSEIVQGEYQLNKQWSVSLERDQLGGFSADGRYHKRF
- a CDS encoding DUF4136 domain-containing protein, yielding MSIFRIWSSLLSVLLIVAASAMPQDVKTDYDHHADFSQYHTYYWEKIKTSDPLWQSRIQDAVDRDLQAKGWQRVDNGGDVAIAAVGSARNQQEYQTFYNGMGGWRWGGFGETTTQVENYPVGTLVLDLYDAHNKQLLWRGVANDSLSDKPEKNEKKLDKAVDKMLEHFPPHERG
- a CDS encoding DUF6496 domain-containing protein, whose translation is MPERETLERAREDAREGKSPSTQAGEFIREEIHHVREGKHGARSPQQAIAIGLSKARRAGVKLGPPKKGSASIQKKAEQDTQAGKRARSSQGKPSATRSRAVEGALKREPHRTASREALSRQTKRSAAQRGKASRQQAARTRKAA
- a CDS encoding YihY/virulence factor BrkB family protein, which codes for MNRVFQVFRRGLRLAYFLVVRLSAIQRSFKRAYDDLNRHHTLQVSAALSYYFILSAFPGLILLSAVMGFIPLPALFNHVLTLMARLLPAEAMSLVYTVLPDVLGSHRAQWLSLGMIGTIWMSSSGFDALIEALDIAYDAKDDRAYWKTRLLAVGLAAITGGLLLVALVVTVLGPRFGDWLGTRVRISNAFAGIWPALHWTIAIGFTVLAVEVVYFLAPNVKQRFLATLPGAILAVTVWNALSYLLGLYFRHFADYNRTYGTLGGVIAMMTWLYWTSFVLLVGAELNAELAKESKKGSLESKAAPSKAEPIPRTDVDQAA
- a CDS encoding POTRA domain-containing protein; this encodes MRLSALAALLLSSAATLAQFAAQAPQAAYEGQNVSGISLIANPHRNLDPLYPLVEQKIGTPYSQQKIEASIPALQRAGNFSQVHVTVVPDVKGLHISFLLEPAYYLGVVGFSSASREFSYTRLLQVADLADEDPYDPSRLPIAESALTKFLRRNGYFQATLHSSVSIDDAHGLVNITFAVQMGKRARIASVKINGPSNSEAVSLIHAVESLRARLSGGLLKPGKIYTAERISRATALMKSALTKQHRLASSVHENPPEYDARTNRVHLSFRVEVGPAVTVAVTGAKLTIVPYLKGRIMRQLIPIYSEGVVDQELVAEGERNLKNYFQNKGYYDVMVTTTYQTQADRILVRYAIDRGKKHKVDGIVFRGNYAIAAPDLMHQLVVKKSHIWTHGNISQKLLKQSADNIEALYRDRGYEDVKVTPHAVDHVSTVEAVFEIEEGTPTVVDNLVVSGNRSVPDAQLTVPVGFELKSGAPFSPRKMADDRNRISATYLNRGYPNVEVKATATKVENNPHRVTVAYAITEHQQVRVSEAVVLGPQHTRTSLITSTAKIATEAPMRRQQLLEGESRLYDLNIFDWASVGPRKPILDQTDEMALVKVHEAKRNELTYGIGFEVSHRGGNIPTGTVALPGGGGSIGLNGYQIAPSQQTFASPRGLVEFTRRNMRGLGETIGSSLLLSRLDQKLLATYGQPHFLGAQWQSLTSFSLERTSENPLFTASLGDIAFQVEKLLSRKSNTRLQFRYDFNKTVLSHVIVSQLVLPQDLNVRLSTFSATLIRDTRDKPLDAHRGIFSTVNVGITPTALGSSANFAKLFAQYAFYKPLRSVVFADSIRIGLASPFAGSFVPTSQLYFSGGGTSLRGFPIDEAGPQRLVPFCNVLQNQSGCVDITVPVGGKQLFILNSEARFPTGIMKALGGVVFYDGGNVYSAINLHNFADNFTNTVGIGLRYATPIGPIRIDFGRNLNPVPGINPTQYYITVGQAF